The DNA sequence CGGTGCGCACCGGCGTCGCGGTCACCGTCGGCGTCGCCACCCGCTGGCCGCAGGCGCCGCCCGGGCACTGGGCGGCGTCGAGGCAGGAGTAGCCCGCCTGGCTGCCATCGAGACAGACCAGGGTGGGCGAGACGCAGGTCGAGCCGGGGCACTGCGCGTTGCGCAGACACGGCAACCCCTTGCGCGCGCCGTCCAGGCAGAGCTTCTGCGAGCCGACGCAGGAGCCGCCGGCGCAGTTCTGCGCCACGTCGCAGCACTCGCCCGCCTGGGCGCCGCCGCTGCACGTGCCGCGCCCCGGGTTGATCGCGCAGGCGACGGCGGTGGAACACGCCGCCTCGATGCACTGACAGGCCTGCCCGTCGGCGCTGCCGCCGTCGCACAGCGCCCGGGCGACGGTGCAGAAGCCGCCGGGGCAGTCGACGTCGCCGACGCAGGTCTGGCCGTCCCGGCCGCCGCCGCTGCACAGCGCCTTGCCGCCCGAGAGATCGCGGCGGATGACCGTACCGCCGCGCACGGCGACCTCGCCCGCCAGACGGTCGTTGATGAAGAGTTGCACGGTGCTGCCGTCGAGGGCGGTGCCGGCGGGCAGCACCTCGCCGCTCTGGGTGGCCTGGGCGAGGGAGATCGCCAGACCGTAGAACGCCGGCGCCGCCGCGTTGGCGCCGACCACCGAGGATCCGAGCACGGTGTCGCCGAGGCGCGCCGAGACGACGCCGCCCGGCACCGGCTGGCCGTTGACCGAGACGCGCCCGTAGCACATCGCGTCGGGCGTGCTCAGCGCCGCCTGGCTCGCCGCGCCGCCGCAGGCGACGCTCAGGCAGACGGCGAGCAGCATCCCGGCGCGCCGCCGCGCGGCCGATTCCGTGGCAGCCATGGGTCCCGCCTCCTCGTTGCCGAAGGCCGTTCGCGGACGGCGTGTCGCGTGCGGCGCCGGCGTCTGCATCTCAGTTCCCCGACAGCGCATAGGTCTGGAAGAAGATGAGGATGTCCGAGATGCCCTTGCCGTCGCGGGCAACGCCATTCGGATCGACCACCGTGCCGCCACCGGCCACCGGCTTTCCGTAGATGAAGGTGTTGAGGCCCTGGTCGGCGTCGGCCAGCAGGGTGCCGCCGGTGATGATGAGCACCCAGCGCGTGTTCCACACCGAGCGGGCGATGGCGCGGCTCTCGGTCGTCACCTGGCCGGAGTCGAGCGAACCGCTGTCGTGATAGGCGCGGAAGCTGGAGTGGCGGCGGATGTCGCCGATCGGATCGCTCAGCGAATCGAGCTGCGGGATCCAGGTGAGGTCGCTGAGGGTGGTGTTGCCGATCGGGAACGGCACCGGGATGCGCTGGTCGAGGATGGCCCAGTTGCGGGTGCGGAAGTCGCCGGCGGCGGGCGACCGCAGCACGTCGGCGCCGACCGGAATGAGATAGACGCGCGGCGTGTTGGACAGCCCCTGGGCGTTGTAGTTCTTGAACCACACGCCCATGGTCCGCACCTTGGTGGCGAAGTTGGTCGGATCGTAGGCGCTGTCGCCGCCCGACAGCGGCCAGCCGAAGAAGTTCAGGCCGAAGGTGACGGTGGTCGGGATCGGGATGACGATGCCCGGCAGCGGCGTGCTGCCCTGCGGCCCGGGCGGGCGGGCGAAGCGCCGGAAGGCCTCGACGTCCCACAGGTTGGCCACCCGATGCTGCGCCAGGGTCGAGCGCCAGACGTCGTCCGACCCATCGAGGACGCGGAACAGCTCCTTGCGCAGCGAGAAGCGGTTGGTCTCGGTCTGCGGGGTGTTGAAGCCGAGCTGTCCCTTGAGGACGCTGAAGTTGGCCTTCATCTGCGCCAGCGTGTCGCCCAGCCCGGGCGAGCCGGCGACCGGTTGCCCGTCGACGAACTGGCCGAGGCTGCGCTGGCGGACGATGTCGGTGAGGAACTTCCGCCCCGCCTGCGGCGCCGTGCCCTGCAGGTTGGTCTCGTAGTCGTAGGCGGCGGCGGTGAGATACGCATAGCGCGACGCGAGATCGAGCTGCGCCCGGTACTTCTGCAGCGCGTCGTTGCGGAAGACGCGGAAGGCCATGTCGCTGTAGCGGCGCTCGGCGACCTTGGAGGCGGTCATCTTGCGGAACGCCTCGAGCTCGTCGATCAGACGCACGCCGCGGGCGAGCGTGCCCTGCAGGCGCGCCGCCGCCTGGCGCGCCGCCTCGGCCTGGGTCAGCGCCTCGAGCCGCAGGCTCGGCTCCTGGCGCAGCTTCTCGCCCAGGGTGCCGAGCAGGTTGAAGCTCTCGAAGTCATCGTCCAGGCCCTGCAGCGCGATGCCGTCGACCTGCGCCTGGATCTCGTTCGCCTGTTCGAAGCCGAGCTGCGCCAGCTCGGCCGCATCGCCGCCGATGCCCAGGCCCATGAGGGTCCCCGCGACCGTCGCCTTGAGCGCGCCGCGCACCCCGGAGAGGGCGTCGAAGGCCAGCCCCGTGACCTTGGGAACCGACTCCGCTCCGGCTTCGACGAAGCTCTTCATGGTCTCGCTGGTGCGCTTCAGGCCCAGCTCGACGCCCTTGGCGGCGAAGATCAGCGCGTTCATGCTGAGCTTGGTGTTCTTGGTGCGGTTGAGGATGACCAGGCGATCGGCGGCCAGCCTGTTCTGGCCGCGGATGGTCGAGAAGACGCATTCGATGTCGCCGATCAGCCGCTCGTAGTCCTTCACCGCGCGCTCGAACTGGGCGCGCGTCTGCAGCAGGTCGGACTGCGCCAACTGCAGCTCGCCGGGCGACTCGCGGGTCGTCCAGCTCGCGTCCTTGATGCGGCCGAAGCCGCTGTTCGAGAGCGTCACCGTCACCGTGCTCGGCGTCGTCACCAGCGTGCCGTCGGAGTTGAACCGCAGCTTGCTGCTGGAGTCGTAGCGGCAGGTGCCCTCCTGCGCTTCGCAGTTGTCGGTTTCAGGCACCGCCACGGAGAGCGTGTACGACGACGAGCCGGCGGTGAGCAGGTCCGGAATCTCGCCGGTCAGCTCGGATTCGTCGACCACGTTCCAGTTCCAGACGTCGGGCCCGGTGTAGCCCAGCTTGTAGGTGCGGCCCGGGCCGATGTCCTCCTTGTACGGCGAGCCGAAGAGCTCGATCAGGCGGTTGTTGTAGTCGCGCTCCTGCTGCGCCACGTTGCGGGCGAAGTCGACCGCGGTGTCCTGGTTGCGACGCAGCAGTTGCGTCAGGCCGTTGGCGTAGTCGAACACCCGTACCGCGTTGGCCAGGGCGACCCCGGCGCGATCCGCGATCTGCTCGTAGTGCTGCTTGCCCTGGACGCTCGAGCCGACCTGCAGGAAGGCGGGATCGACGTCGAAGGGCACGACGTTCTTGGCCAGGCCGAGCGGGTTCATGCCCTGGTCGACGAGGTCGAGCTGGGCCTGCACGGCGAGCGACTGGCTGGCGATCTCGGCCAGCTCGGGCACCGTCGTGCGGTCGATCTTCTCGATGCCCGGAGGGGCATCGCTCTGCGGCGGCAGGATGGCGTTGGCGACCACCCAGTCGAAGAAGGCGCCCTGACCGGAGCGGGCGGCCCACTCGGAGACGCCGAAGGCGCGGCTGGCGTCGGTGTCCTTGTAGCCCTGCCACTGGCCGGCCGGGTCGTCGACCCAGCGCTGGCGGTAGGTGAGGTCGACGATCTGCGCCCCGGTGCGGGCGCGCGCCGCCGCCGCGGCGGCGAAGCGGCGCTCGTCGGTGAAGTCGACCAGCACCTCGCTGCCGGCGACCAGGACCGAATCCGAGCGCGGCAGCCAGATGAAGTTGGGATGGCGCAGCAGCTTGTAGTAGCCGGTGAGCGCCGTCAGGTAGTGCCCCCAGGCGTCGCCGTGCCCCTGCGGGAAGAGCTTGCGGGCATCGAATTCGTCGATGTCGCCGTCGCCGTCCTGGTCGGTGATCTTGTAGTTCTGCTGGTAGGCCACCTGGCCGTTGCGGCCGGTGAAGTTCCAGATCAGGCGGTTGTACACCGGCGGCGCCCCGCCGCTGTCGTCGCGGCCGCGCAGCAGCGCCAGCTCCTCGCTGAGCAGCGAGTCGGTCTGGTCCTGGAAGGCGAAGATCGACGGCGCGGCGGTGCCGAACTGGCCGCTGGTGTCGAAACCGATGGTCGGATCGAGGGCGTCGCCGAAGGCCTCGTTGCCGAGCAGCATGTAGAGGTCGGCGATGCGCGCCGCGACGTCGAGCAGCTTGCTGTCGACGGCGCCGACGCTCAGCCCCTGGTCGATCGACAGGCCGCGGCCGCGATCGAGCACCGTCTCGTAGATGTCGATCAAGCCGACGCTGTTGAGCGCGTCGGCGTCGGAGTTGAAGGCGATCGGCCCCTCGAAGCGCGCCCCGGCCGAGACCAGGGCGTTGGCGAGCGTGTCGACGCCGTTGTTGCGGAAGTCCTTGGTCCGCTGGTCGAAGGGGTTCAGCCCGGCGGTGACGCGGGTCAGCCAGCCCGGCACGAGCTGGGCGCGCGGATCGGTCGCCTGCGTCGGCCCGAGCGGGGCGCCAGCCCACTGGCTCGGTTCCGTCGCGTTGCTGCACAACGGGTAGCCGCGATAGCGCGCCACGACGCAGGTGTCGGCGAGGCTGGTGACGCCGGGGCCGCTGAGCGTCACGTCCGACACGCCCATCCCGCCGGGGAGCGGGATCCAAGGCGCGCTGACCGGCGCCGGATATGCGGGCACGGCGATGCTGCGGCAGTCCTTCTCCTTGAGCGCGTAGTACCACTCGAACGCGAGGCCGCTCGGATCGCCGCCGAAGTCGCCGCTGTGGCGCAGGGTGATCGCCTCGTCGAAGACGTTGGCGGCGGGGACGATGTGGACCTGGCCCTGGTAGACGCCGCAGTCGACGCGCAGCACCGACAGGGTGATCGGCAGCGGGCTGAGGGTCGGGTCGTTGTTGAAGGCGACGGTGACGTACCCGGTGCCGTCGGCGAGGCCGGCCGAGAGGGCCTTGGGGCCGAGCAGTTGCTCCGCCACCACCTTGTTGCCGCGCATGGTGAAGCCGACGTCGAGGGCGTCGTCGGCCATGCCGTCGCCGTCGGCGTCGACGTCGTTCGGATTGCGCGACTTCATGTAGAGGGCGTCGACCGCGGTCTTCCACGCCGGGACGGTGCTCAACGCCTTCAGCTCGTCGCGCTCGCGGGCGGTCATGACGTTGAGCGCCAGGAACGGCTCGCCGAGGCCGCTGTCGTCGAACACGCCCTTGATCGACAGGCGCTTGGCGGTGGCGTCGTAGAACAGCCGCTGGCTGACGCCCGGCGACAGCTTGCGCTCGCCGTTCTCGCCGCCGGTGATCTGCGACTGCAGACCGCGGCGGACCGAGACGATGTCGGTCGGCAGCGCCTCCAGCGTCACCGCGCGCGGCGTCAGCGGATCGATCAGCCGCACCAGCTTCGCCGGCTCGTTGGCGGCGTCGGGAGCCGGGGATGTGGTCTCGAAGACGACGCTGGCCGCCGCCTGCGTGGAGATCGCCGGCAGGCCGCGCTTCGGCTTGAGCAGCGTCTCGCCGATCTGCAGGACCGGCGGGTTCGCCGGCCAGACGGCGTTGTACGTCACCCGGCGCTGCGTGCCGGCGTCGACCAGCCAGGGCTCGCAGGTCCCGACCGGCACGTCCGGCGTGCCGTCGCCGTCGAAGTCGGTGTAGAAGCCCTGCTGCACCGGATAGTCGTAACGGGCGCGGATGGTGCCGGCGGAGCGCGCCCACCACCCCTTCCAGGTGCCGTCGTCGCCGATGCCGATGTGGTCCTTGAACAGCGCCAGATTGGCCGCGCCGCCGCACAGGGGATCCGTCGATCCCGACTGCAGGCAGGCGGACTGACACTGCGCGTCCATCGTGCAGGCGTCGCCCTCCAGCGATCCGCCGACGCAGCGTCCGCCCTGACAGGCCGGGCTGGTCGCGGCGCAGTCGCTGGCCAGCGGCGCGCACGATTCGACGCACGGCGGCAGCACGGTGAGCGGATACGGCGGCTGGATGTGCTGGCCGGCGGTCGCCGGATAGACGTCGGTGTACGGCGGATCGACGAGCGCCACGCCGTAGACGCGCATCCGCCACGCCTGGGTCGCCGGGTCGCGGTACTTGAGCAGGACGTAGGGATCGGAGAGGCCGAGGGTCGCGTTCAGGTCGTTGCGCAGGGCGAAGACGGCGTTGACCCCGGTGCCGGCGTTCGAGGGCAGCAGCAGCGCGTGCTCCTCGTTGGGATTGAAGCCGGCCAGGGCGGGGTCGTCCTGGCTGTAGATCTGCGCCGCGGGGAAAGCGGCGGGCGTCAGCGGCGGCTGCACCTGGCAGGTGCCGCTGGCGCAGTCGCCGTCGTTCTGGCAGGCGCCGCGCACGTCGCGGCAGCGCCCGTCCGAACCGAGACCGCTGGCGACGATGATGGTGTCGGGATTCGCCGGCCACTGGCAGTCGTAGCGCACCGCCTTGGAGGGCCAGGCGATGCCGCGCCCGTCCTGGCGGTACCAGGCGATGAGCATGTCGTCCGCCGGATCGTCGGCGAGATCGCGGTTGACCGGCAGGATCGGCCCGCTGCGCGAGGCGTCGCGGGTGTAGGCGGCGCTGGCGCCGACGCCGTCGTAGCGCGCCCTGGCGTTGACCATCCAGCCGTTCTTGCCGTTCGGGTCGACGTGATCGGGGTCGCTCAGCGCCGCGCCGATCGTGCACGCGGCCGGTCCGCCGGAGGTGTTCTTGGCCGGGTCGAGGGTGCGCACGACGACCAGCGCGGAGGAGTAGTTGTCGGTGTTCGAGCTGGGACCGTTGACGAACAGCAAGGTCGCCCAGCCGCCGCTGGCGGTGAAGACCTTGGTGGCCGGGTTCACCGCCGCGTCGCTGTCCTGCGACTGGTAGAGGATGCCGCCGAACGACCAGGTGGACGCCGCGCTCAGCGGCCCGCAGGTCTGGCCGGCGCCGCAGTCCTGGTTGCGCGTGCACGTCGCGAACGGACGCGCGCTGTTGGCGGCGCAGCGATTGACGCGCGAGAGCTCGATGTCGACCGGCGCCGAGGCCAGGTGCACCTGCGGATCGTCGGGCAGGCGCACCACGCCGTTCACGTCGATGGTGCCGAGCTGCGGGTTGAAGTCCTTCTGCCACTTGATCTTCGCCGGCAGCTCGGAGGGCTTGGCGGCGAACAGCTTCTGGTCCTTGGCGGCCCAGAAGAAGAAGGTCTGCGCTTCGGCCGCCGACAGCCCGGTGATCTCGACCGCCGGCTTCACCGCCACCGTGTTCGCCGGCCGCGGCACCTCCCGGCCCACCACCCAGCGGTCGACCGGCAGGAGCCATTCACCGTCGTCGCCCGCCTTCATGGCGAAGCCCGTGCGCGACGGCGGCGTCACGCCGCCGAGGCAGAGCAGCGGCAGGTTGCAGGCGGTGGCCATGCAGACGCTGCCCTCGTTCAGCCGGTTGCACGGCTTGTTGACCGTCATGTTGTTCTCGAGCACCGGGCAGGTGCTCTCGCAGGACTGCTGGAACTTGCCGAAGGCGGCGGGCGCCAGGTAGCTGCCGACGATGGCCGCGCCCTTCGAAGGGCTCGAGGGGTCGCTGGCGATGTCGGTCGGCTGGTCCGCTCCGGCGCCGCCGGCGCGCTGCGCCCAGCTCCAGTTGCCGGAGTCGTCGTCGATCTGGCCGACGAAGATGTCCTCGCCCGACCCCGGGGTCGGCAGGAAGGGATCGAGCGGCAGCAGCGATTCCGGCACGAAGCTCGCCAGGCCGAGGTAGCTGGCGGTGGTGTACACCTTGCGATTCAGACCGAAGGCGAGCTTGCGGCCGAGCAGGGCGCCGCCCTCGTCGCGCAGCCCGGCCACCCAGGAGCGGCTGAGCGAGGCGCCGCCGCCGTCGAGATCGAAGCGGGCGACGGCGAGGCCCGGCCCGGTCAGCGAGCTGCCGCCGTAGGTGATGGTCTTGCCGGCCGGCAGGTAGCCGACCGCGGCGAGCCCGCTGGCGCCGTCGCCGACCACCTGCTCGGCGGCGAAGCCGAGGTCGAGGCCATTCTGGCTCTGCACCGCGAGGTCGGCCGCCGCCAGGACCACCAGCGGCGAGACGTCCTCGTAGTAGAAGGCGACATCGACGCTGGCGACGTCGCGCGTCGCCGGCAACGTGTTGATGGCGTCGAAGACCGCCGGATTGGCGATGCCGAAGTTGCCGCCCGCCAGCCGCGCCCGCACGGCGACGTCGACCGCGAAGCTGCCGCTGCCGACTTCGAACAGCCGCGTCACGTCGCCGTTGGCGTTGTTGGCGATGCCGCTGCCGACCTCGACCGGACGCAGCGTCCCGGCGTTGCGGGTGAGCGTCAACTGATTGTCCACCGCCCGGTTGGCGCCGCTGATCTGGTCGGCGATGGTCGTCGCGCTGGCGTAGGCGATGGTGTTCGCGGTGTTGCCGGTGGCGGCGAGTCGGAACACCGCCGTCCCGGACGGCGCGGCGCCGGTCATCGTGTTGCCGTTCGCCGTCTGGTCGTTGCGCAGGCCGAAGTAGATGGCGCCATGGGCAGCGACGTCGATGCCGGTGCAGGACACGGTGGCGCCGCTGCCGCGGCTCGGACTGCCGTTGACCGTGCAACTGCCGCCGCCGGGCAGCGTGTACACCGGCCCCCTGGCGATGGCGGCCGCCTTGGCGCTGGGGGCGAAGGCGAGGGTGTGGGCCGCCGCGATCACGCGCCCGCCCTGCACCACCACCGACTTGGCGAAGAAGTCGATCCCGGCCAGCGCGGCGGCGTCGGCGCTCGGCCACGTCTGGGTCGCGCTCCACTGGCCGGCGCTGCTCAGCTTGGCGAAGAAGGCGTCGGTGCGATCCTGGCGGCTGGCGATCGAGAACCCGCCGCCGGTGGTGGCGCTCAGGCCGCCCGCCACCCAGCCGCCGATGAAGACGTTGCCGCCGTCGACGGCGACGCCGGTGAGCCGCAGGCCCGACGTGCCGGCCGCCGCGCGCGACATCGGGCGCACCCACTCCCAGGTGCCGTCGGCGGTCAGCTTGGCGACGTAGGCGCTCTCGACGTTGCCGGCGACCGAGACCGAGGTGGGCGCGCCGCCGAAGGTGGCGGTGCAGGTCGGCGGCGCCGGCGACAGCGTGCCGCAGATGCCGCCGACGAGGTACGCGTTGCCGCTGGCGTCGACGGCGAGCTCGTTGACCGTGTCGGCGCCGGCGCTGCCGGCCACCCGGGTCCACAGCAGGTTGCCGTCGACGTCGAGCTTGACGACGACGATGTCGCCCTGGCCGGCGGCGTTGTACTGCATGCCGCCGATCGTCGCCGTGCCGCTGAAGGTGCCGGCGAGATACGCGTTGCCCGCCGCGTCGAACGCCAGCGCCTCGGGGCGATTGGCGGCCAGCGGTCCGAGGTCCAGGGTGTACGGCCAGCGCGCCGCCGCCGGCCCGGCGCCGAGCGCGAGCATGCCGATGACCAACAGCAGGCGGCGCGCCCTCGCCCCGGCGGCCCCGCTCAGTCCCCGAGCCGCGTGCTGCGTCCACATCGCCGTCGTCCTCCCGCTGTCGGCCATCATCGGTTGAGCTCCGGCGTCGTGCTGATGCGCTGCAGGCGGAAGATGCCTTCGACCTGGATCGGACTGCGGTGCAGACCCTGCAGCTCCTCCGCGTAGGTGCCGCCGACGGTGTCGAAGCCGTAGTCGGGATCACTGAGCCCGCTCGGATCGGTGCCGCTGAACGTGAGGCGGATGGCGCGCTGGATCTGGAACGCCTCCGGGGTCGGCCGTCCCTGGGGATCGAGGTTGTCGTGGTCGGGGTGGAATTTGTGGCGGTAGGGATTGGTCGGGAAGTCGGGCGTCAGAACGATCGCCGCCGTCAGCGCGCCGGTGCCGCCGAAGTCGCCGGTCATCGCCAGCTCGTTGCCGGGGAAATCGAAGTGCGCCGTGCTCAGGCGCCGGCCGACGGGGATGCCGTCGCGCAGTGCCGCGCCGCGGAAGGTGGGGATCAGCCCATCGTCGGTCAGCAGCACGTAGCGCCCGGGCGTGGCGTCGACCTGGAGCTGCGGGTCGTCCCGGTCGGGCCGCGTCGTGCCGTTCTGCCACATCTGGATGACCTGCTTGAGGAGCCGCGTCGTGCCGCTGCCGTCGACGTGGATGAGGAGCCGCATCGAGAAGGTCGAGCCGCCGCCGGACTGGTCGCAGCGGAAGGCGCAGTCGGCGGCGCGCGCGCACGACCGGTTGTCGTTCACGCCGCCGAGGCAGCGGCTGCCGCTGTTGCACGTCGACCCCGGGCAGTCCTGCGCCGCGGTGGCCGGGCTGCAGGACTGGCCGGCGCGCGCGCCGCCGGCGCAGACCGCCGTGTCGCCGCAGCTCGAACCGGGGCAGTCGCTGGCGGCGCTGCACGGCAGACCGAGGTTGATGCCGCCGGCGCAGGCGCGCGGCGGCGCCGTGCAGCTCGACCCGGGACAGTCGGTCGCCTGCGTCGCCACCGTGCAGGCCGTGCCGGCCTTGCTGCCGCCGGCGCAGGTCAGGGTGCAGACGCCGGGGCAGTCCGTCGGCCCGGTGCAGCTCAAACCCTCGTTGGCGCCGCCGGTGCAGACGTTGCCCTGGCCCTGCGTCGATACCGGCGTCAGCGAGCCGATCTGCGGTTGGCTCACCTTGCGCACCTCGGCCGCGCCCACCCAGAGGCCGGCGAACGCGGACGATCCCCCAGATCCCGAGACCGCCGCGGCGGCGACATCGCTCTTGACGCTGAGCGGCAGCAGCCAGCGCATGCCGGCGCCGCGGATGGCGAGCACCGATCCCACCTCCGGCTGCGCCAGGGCGCTGCGGCGCACCGCCAGGCGCGCCGACTGCGCCCCGCCGGCGGTGGTCGGCAACGACAGCGCGCCGCTCAACGCCGGCCACTGCACCGTGCCGGCATTGGGACCGCTGGTGACCAGGGTGCGGTAGGAGAGCGGCAGCGCCGTCGGCGAGGCGAGGTCCTGGATGCTGATCGCCAGCGGTGCGGCCGAGAGATTGACCAGGGCCAGCAGGTGCTGACTGACGCCGCGGCCGAAGCTCACGCCGTCGGAGGTCGGCACGTCGACCCGGATCGGCCCCAGGTAGTCGGAGCCGCTGGCGCTGTAGACCCAGTAGGCCTCGCCGTAGCGCATGGTGGCGGCGTTCGGCGCCGCGATGCGCTCCCACACGCCGCTCGGCAGCAGGTGGTAGACCGGCTGTCCGCGCTGCGCCGCCGACGGCGCGAAGTACGCCGCGAAGGTCGGCGCCGCGTTGGGATCGATCGGGAAGCCGGTGAGGGTATAGGCGTTCGCCTGCCAGTTGATCAGCGGCACCAGCGGCCGGCCGGTGATGCGCAGGGTGGTCGCCGGGCCGTCGAGGTAGATCAGGAAGGCGCGATTGCCCTCGATGCTGACCAGTTCGCGATCGGCCAGCGTCGCGGCGAGCGCCTCCTCGCGGTTGGCGGGGATGTACGCGACCCAGCCGCGCTGGCCGAGCAGCGCGTCGTCGGGATTGCGGATGAACTCCACCGAGCTGGTCTCGGTGCCGCGCGTCCACACGCTGCGCACCGGGATGCCGTCGAAGATGTTGGCGGGCTCGCTGTCGTTGGGCGACACGTGCAGGTAGATGGCGTTCCAGCCGGGCACGAGATCGAAGCTCTGCGTCCACTGCGGCTGGCTGGCGCGCGCCGCGGTCGCCACCGCCAACGCCGCGATCGCCACCAGCAGCGTGCGGAGCGTGGGCGACGCGAACCGCCTCCACGTCCCCCTGGACCATCCCGCGCTCGCAGCCGCCATATCGCCCTCCCTGCAGAAGTCGTGCAGACCGTCAGCTAGGAAGAACCGCTGCCCCGCGGGCGCTGAAGTCGCTGCCAAGGAGCTACTTGATTGCCGACTCACAAGTCAACGAAAAAGAGAGCCGCGGCTGCCCATGCGTCCGCCAGCGGCGCGGTCTGCGCGACGCGGTGGCGAGCGGCGGCGGCGGCGGCGCTCAGCCGTCGAGCGGCGCGAACACCGGCCGCAACCGCGCCCACAGCGCGTCGAGGTGCTCCGGGAGGCAGCTCACCTCGGCGATGACCGGCATGAAGTTGGTGTCGCCGTTCCAGCGCGGCACCAGGTGCCAGTGCAGGTGCTGCGCGAAGCCGGCACCGGCGGCGGCGCCGAGGTTGAGGCCGACGTTCATGCCGTCCGGGCGGAAGGTCGACTGCAGGAGCCCGACGGCGCGCCGCAGCGTCTCGCTCAGCGCCGCGTACGCCGTCGCCTCGAGCGCGCCGAGGTCGGCGGTGTGGGCGCGCGGCGCCACCATCAGGTGGCCGTTGGCGTACGGGTAGCGGTTGAGCATCACCACCGCGTGCGCGCTGGCCGCCAGCACCAGCGCCGCCTGCGGGTCGGCCGCCGGCGCGTCGCAGAAGATGCACGCGCCGGACTTCGGCGCGCCGATGTAGGCCATGCGCCACGGCGCCCACAGGGCTCGATGCGCCATGGCGGGTGTGGGCCCCGCGTCAGCTCTGGGCCGCCGCCTCGGCGGCGCCCTCGGCGTCGCCGTCGACGCGCAGCCGCAGCTCCTTGCCGACCTTGAAGAAGGGCACCCGCTTGGCGGCCACCGCGACCCGCTTGCCGGTGCGCGGATTGCGCCCGTCGCGCGCCTCGCGGTGCTTGACCACGAAACTGCCGAAGCCCCGGATCTCGATCCGCTCGCCGCGCCGCAGGGCGTCGGCGAGACTCTCGAAGACGGCGTTGACCATGACCTCCGCGTCGCGCCGCGAGAACCGCGGATAGAGGGTCACGAGCTCGTCGATCAAGGCCCGCTTGGTCACCGCCGCCGCCTCACTTGGTCTCGCCGTTGTCTCCGCGCTTCGCCTGGTCGTCGCGATCGAGCCGCAGGTCCGAGCCGAGGATGTCCTCGAACGAGAAGCGGCCGCCCTCGCGCTCGCGCTGCA is a window from the bacterium genome containing:
- a CDS encoding HIT domain-containing protein, encoding MAHRALWAPWRMAYIGAPKSGACIFCDAPAADPQAALVLAASAHAVVMLNRYPYANGHLMVAPRAHTADLGALEATAYAALSETLRRAVGLLQSTFRPDGMNVGLNLGAAAGAGFAQHLHWHLVPRWNGDTNFMPVIAEVSCLPEHLDALWARLRPVFAPLDG
- a CDS encoding integration host factor subunit beta, which encodes MTKRALIDELVTLYPRFSRRDAEVMVNAVFESLADALRRGERIEIRGFGSFVVKHREARDGRNPRTGKRVAVAAKRVPFFKVGKELRLRVDGDAEGAAEAAAQS